The following nucleotide sequence is from Apium graveolens cultivar Ventura chromosome 4, ASM990537v1, whole genome shotgun sequence.
ctgaaccAAGAGCTACATTTTGTTatctcttacttgctcagttccatcacaaataattagaattgtgtcccaaacctcttttgttgttttacagttaatgatgttgtcaaatatatcaccatcaacaccattaaacagtatgttcatggcctttttatctttcctgacttgttcaatgtctggatcacACCATTCATGTCTGGGCTTTgaaactgatggttcatttcctgtagcagctctcataggaacatgatgacctttttcaatgcagtccacaaaagcttcatcttgagaaagaagatgtaggtgcatcttcacctttcagtggtgataattttctttgtccagaaaaggaatttttactccaatatcatTTCTGATCATCTTGCTGGttgtggtgatctttacactctttgttgtaacgcccgggaaatttacgtctgtattatatcatatttataataaattatatgtgtTAATGTATCATTTATGTGAAATTAAATGTCAAACCCTgattgctatgtgttatgtgcattctgtgtcgtccctgtatttttaagatatttttcagatacttTATTTTTGCATTTATAGCTCTCAtttcaaaagttatacgacctaAATCATGATTGTAAAGCAGATATTTCAAATATaacaatgggccttatttttcatcaaacgacttttaccatcgcattattatGAATATCTAGGTAGTTTAAAAATTTTCCCgtttcacgaaaaatgacttttccgggccccattgggtgttaaaaaccccacaaaaatcacatttttatttttataaaattataggactttcatttataccatttctttgtatttttgcattattcacaatttttgggaaattttggcatatatattacatatataaaatatttataaattaaattttaatactcaaaaattataaaattaggggcttattaattttaaaaagtgtagaattaggacCTTAATTTTAACTAgaagtattaattttactactaaaaatagcctaatttttatttaattattattaattaagtaattaaaatcAGAAAATACACAAATTCTCTGCAAACCGGGTCGGGTAGAACAGTTGTGGGTCGAAGAATCGATCGGTGATTTTGAACTGAATACAGCAtcaaatcaagtgattcaagtactcaaatcgaaaGTTTTGTTCCGTTCTTTCagtttctagcatcaatttcatgttttaatgcatcgttttttattttcgatttatagagtttatgttcgaattatggatttttgattctagggttattatgatgttttgatgattgatatagcttcctgatattatttgcaatcgattcatggtgtttaatcgAACAAACGATACTTGGATAGCAAAGTttgattattagggtttatgttcgattttcaaatcacaactctgtaatttctgtgaatctttgatATGTGTAatgttaggggtttgattatacTGTTCTTTAGCATTGATTTGCACTATAAATCATCGAGTTTCATGTACAGAATCAAAAGTTAGTATTTTTGGTCGGAGTTAATGTCGGTTTAGATCGGAGATTGTTATTCAGGGATGTTTTTGGTCGAGTTTGTCCTGAAACAGATTGGTGAAGTGATTTGGGATGGAAACCATGTGAGAAACGAACCAAACCAGGTCGTTTTTGGCCTGAAATTGGCTCACCGGAATCTGCTCCGGTGGCCGGTTTCTGGGAAaattccggtcatgttcttcatgacccggaaaTGACCCGTTTAACCTGTATGAAATACCCGACTTTGATCTTAAATTGTTAGAGTTTGAATTCTCACAggtgtttctggatttttatttttattaatttaaaaaatcagttttatttattttataaattaattaattaattatttaattaattgatttatattataaataattttgaaatgttttctaaaaatcagatttaattattttcttaattatttattatttattaattatttattaattatttaaaaatgattaactattttgataattaatcaaataattttcaataaatcataataaattcattttaattccaaaaaatatagaaaaatcattttcagttctgatttttcttaaataattatttaaaaattattttaggatttaaaaattagtaataattgtttatattgaataataaattaaattatctgTGTTTGAttgatattaaatagaccgttagaccgattcgagcgaaactaaagccctttgactcagaaaaatgaaatattttcattaaaaatgatattaaaacctaatttcttctagaaattagttgactttgttatttgtttgattatcagccgaatcgcgtgccgagacgagtccgataaatcctgaaaaatagttaGGGTCGGATCCCAGTTATCCCACAATCCTAAGTCTACATTATACCTAACAACTAATTAGGTTGACTTTAATTTTATTTGAACACTGGtcaataatatacattatttttttACCCTTAAGCTCGTTTTACATTTAGTTtgtttttagttttattttagctctggttaaatattattttgttttaaaccGAATAgataacatattttattttattctgaTGACATTATAGCGACCAACATATTATGTTGTAGCCTGGTTTGATAATTTATTTTTTAGCTAGACCGGTGATatttattatattgttttatcGTGAGGTAGCAAATGTTGGTTTCACTCTCAGACCCGTTATGTCAACCAAATGcagctaattatatttagttttttgtttaattttatattatcccggaatgaatattattatgtttCAGGCCGTATTgataatatgtataattttattttagtctgatgacattatatttgccAAACGAATTTACtttcaatttattttgttttagctcgtttatttttttattttaacgtgatgacattatatcgaccaaaCAAATTTGCTTTCAAATTTATGAgtcttttattattttattttaattcgaggctgcaaatccaactaattgtacgtaatttatttttatttctttgtTTAAGAGtggatcaatagtataattttatttaatattatatattattttatgtaAATCAAACCATTGGACATATTACAAttctatttgtatttatataattatattgtgaaTAGTAATCTATTTATGAAAgcattttattttaaatatttctTTAATTAAGGTCTCCAGACCAACTACCAACCAAACTTTCGACttaaaaaatcaaatattttttttattttgtttatataATTGAATTGTAAGATAATGCTTACTTTAAGTATATTTGTTTTTACATTAAtagtaaaaattatataaaacaaatatttttttcGCGGACCCGTACAAAATATATCTGCGATAGCTACCGGTCAGAGTTTCATATGATTTTGACTTTTGCATTGTTCTAAGTACAGAGGGTTTTTGCATTGTTATAAACGATGAGATGAGATTGCTATTGTTATCGAGGAATAAGAATGATGAGGTTAAGTTGTTCTCGTTAAACAGTTAAGAATTTATGGATTGTTAAAGTCAAGAGCTAagtaaaataatatttaaataaaataaacaattaagTAGTTGAAAAAggtaatttattagttattagtgATTATAAcattattatttcattttattaaataaacttgtTTGTGATATTTAGAGAAATTGTTTTAATTGAAAGAAGAAAATGATAAATGTTATAGTTCAAAACGATTTTTATTTCCTAttctattataattcgattactaAAACTAATAAAACTTTAAAGTTAAATAATGGTAATTTAGTAAATTTAACGTGCACCAAATAACAGGTACCGTACCAAAACTTTCAATATTtcgtcttttatataatagtaacAGATTTAATATTTAGAGAAGTTATTTTAATTGAGAGGAAAAAAGGGTAACGTGTTATAGTCTAAAacgatttttatttctttttctattataatttAATTACTAAAGCTAATAAAACTTTAAAGTTAAATAAGGGTAATTCAGTAAATTTAAAGTGTACCAAAAAACAGGTATCGTACCAAAACTTTCAATGTTtcgtcttttatataatagtaatagttcgacttcaaaaatcaaatattttttttattttgtttatgtaattgAATTGTAAGATAATACTTACTTTAAGTATATTTGTCTTTACATTAAtagtaaaaattatataaaacaaatattttttattGTGAACCCGTACAAAATATATCTGCAATAGCTACCGGTGAGAGGTTCAAATGGTTTTGACTTTTGCATTGTTCTAAGAGCAGAGGGTTTTTGCATTGTCTAAAACGATGAGATGAGATTGTTATTTTTATCGAGGAATGAGAATGATGATGTTAAGTTGTTCTTGTTAAGCAGtaatatattttaaaagtatATATTACTCTATACTTTTCATAATTTATGGTATTTGACTTTTTGCACATACAAATATACTCTTTTGTGGGGGAGAGTTCGACatgtattttaaaattttcaaaaaatgtaattacttattttttaaaaaaaattcttcaaaataaaagtataatGTTTAAATTCTAATaccaaaaaaattaaattataaaaataaagtACATATTTATAATTTATAGTAACCTTAAAATAACTGCCAAATTTGAGGaaaaaactgtaaaaaaaatGAGTGGGACGGAGAaagtatattttatattttacttgaggatttaaaaaaaaatatattaattctaagtatatttttaaaactattaaaTGTACGTGAAAAAGTAATATGCATTAAGGTAATGGACTAAAGGGAGTAAATGATTCAAATAGTGTTTAAATGATTCAAATAATGTATCATAAGTATTTGGGGTTGATGAGGACGATGCCCTATACGTTAATTAAATACTTAATGGTCAAAAATTCATTAAACTTTAAAATTAAGAGAAATTGACAAGGAGAGATTTAACAAGGATTTTATGACAGGAAAATTGAGATGATAGTGATGCTACTGCCGCTAATTTTATGACAGGAGGAAATAGGTCTGAATCCACCTCCTCCACCACCTCCTCCATCAAGTTCGGGTTCTTTCTTCCGCCATTAGTATCGGCCCCGCAGGAGATGTGTTGAAGATGGGGAATGGATGAGAGACAGGAGAGATAGATGTTTGGTCAGGATTGTCCAAAAACGGAGGAAGAGGCTTCTGATCAGTGATGCTTTGCAAGAATGGAAATCCGATGAATAGAAGGTGTATAGATCATCGAACGATGCTACGATGTTTTGTTGTTCTGCATCTTGTTTGCAGTTGCTATTGAGTTGTAGTACTATATAATATTCTACTCTGTCGATAGTGTGCGTGTTTTACGTACAATGGTTGCTTTTGTGATATTGGTATCGGATATTGGTATCTGTCCCCGGCATTTATTTGCAACACTTGCAACTTATTTTGTAATTAAATGTAATTTTCAacatattttttcaaatttgaattttgtggttgcatatatggttgctagcagttgcaGATATTGTTGCAAATGCAACCTctgtatttttgcaaatattttttgaAAGGTAGTATTTTTacaatttgttttaaaaaatgacaatatttttacaaaaaatttgTAAAACTTGAATATTTATGAAAAAAGCCCTAAAATTAAATCTCAACTTAACAGTTTTCAAATTGTCAAGTTGTTTATGAGGAATATAGGAATGCAGATGCACAAGTATGTCTTCCACTTTGATAAAACCACACATTCACCCGTTGCTGTTTTTCAACTCAGAAACTAAATTCATCAGCAGGAATGTTTTACTAATGATGGGAACTGCAACTATGTTTTAGAAGAAGACACGACTAAAATTAGCTCAGACACCCTAGAACAGACCTCAATTTTGGGAGCACAATATTTTGTCTCTGATCTGAAGGCACACAAAAAAGAAACACAAGTCACTTAATACTAATCTGGAGCCTTTTATGACCCTTTTAAAGTTTACAGTTCTTGCATAACATGTAATCCTATCCCAAATTAACTTCAAGGGAACGAAGTGTCCGGGATCGGAATTCTACGAGATTAAATTTCATTACATCAATATGATAATTAATAGCATCTGTATTGCCTTCGAAACGTGATCGGCGATCGACTTCCATTAACTGTTTCTCAAGAAATCTGATACTCTCAGAGAAATAACCAAGATATTTGCTGCATTTGAGGAGGGTGTCTTCTTCGCCACCACTGGTGAAGAACCTTACATAACTCGTTAGGAATGTAGACATTTCAGCCAAGTCACGATGGCTGCCATTGAGCAAGAAAACCTTCACAAGCTGGTAGTGAACCAATCTAGTTCGTGAGACTTCATTATTAGATACTTGTTCAGGTAAAAAGTAGGCCATAAAAGAGCTAACTTTATGGTCCTCATTGGGAACATCTGTGGCAAGAATACAACCAAGTTCACTGAGTGTTGCAAAATCACAAGGATGGGCATCATGTTCTACTTTCTTCCATTCACAAAGTAATAGCTGAGAAGAGCTCACCAGTATAACCTGTGTAGGCGTAACAAAAGTCATGTTCCTTATTAGGTTTGCATCAAGTTTGTTTATAAGTTTCTGAGCGAAGGAACATAAAATTAAGGGTGGTTTAACAATCATATTATTACTGCTGATGAATGATCCCCACCCAAAGAACAAAAACAAGATTAAATATACATGTTACCTTCCCTAGCAAAAACTGGGCAGCTACATTTCCAGCTTCCGAACATTTCACTAGCAGACTGTTAATGTGCTGATACCGTTTAAAATTCTTAAGTTCCAACTTTATTTTAAAGTTGACAACCTCGAGTATGTCTTCAACTTGCGCGAACATATTAAAGTTTCTGCAACTGCAATAAAGATTTACCAAGACAATTTAGAGATCCCTATGAAAGGTGGACTAGTAAACTGTTGATGTACATGATGTCTACATTCTAACTAGAAAAAACGATAAATAACTTCTTTGAAATGCCTGAAACATCAAAAAATCATATTATAATATATATCTAACAGCTCACAAAACATGAAAAGCTTCATAACAGGTACACCTAAAGCATGAATTTTTTTTACCAAGAGGGCAGGAGATGCCACAAGTGTGCCATTAGGGGTGTGCATTCGGTTCGGTGAATAACCGAAAtaatttcggttcggttaaccaaattttataattcggttcggtttcgGTAGAGAAATTTTTAAAATTCGGTTTTTCGGTATTTCGGGTTTTAACCGCGGTTAACCGGAAAACCAAAAATATAACCGAATagtttataaaaattaaaatattattaataataatagcAAGACATTATACAGACATATGCACACAGTACTCACTGCACACTATCCCCAGACGACTCTCAATCTAAAATCTAACTCTTGCCTCTCACATTATAAAAGCAAACGGAGATTCTATTCAACCATTTATGTACAGATTTGTCTTCTGTAATCAAGAACTATATCATTCTTGTACAATTTCAGGACATGTAATTACAGCCTTTTTTATTTTACAATAAACAATAGGAACTTGGTCTCCGGCCACTACGCAAATCATTTTAATTAGATACTATGGATGTTTCTCTCCACTGTTGGAGATTGATTATTACTGGTCCACTATATCTTCTGCCAACTCAAATTTTTAGAATATTTTGCTGCAATTCTAGTATTTTTTATTAGATTTCGGTTTTTCATTTCAGTTTTCAGTAATAACCGAAATATTAATTTCGGTTCGGTTACAAACCGAATAtatttcggttcggtttcggttaaccgaaaaaaaaaatcagttcggttcggttcggttttaacCGAATGCACAGCCCTATGTGCCATGTTGAATACTGCTCAAAAAAGGATTGTAGAATGTTAACCCAACCAACCCTCTTTAGTATGACCTGCTACACCCCTTTTACCAAGAGGGCAGGAGAGGCCATATGAGGGGCTTGCTCACTTATCCCACGTTCTTGATCATTGCCTCAATTGATTACGGACCCAACTCCCATAAAAACCTGACACATCCTATGAAAAGCAGTACGCTGTTAACCAGAGATAACGTACTGAGAAGAAATCTCAGTAAGATACACAACAGAAGGGGAAAAAAGTGAAAAGAGTCCATTTGCTTAGCTGAGCTAATATGATACAGCAGTGAAGGTTTTTTTAAGCCCCTAATTCCTTTGAattcttatatatatttaaatGAAAAAACATAAAGTACACTCTAAAATTCTTTGTTAAAAGCAATTCTCAAAAATTTACCAACACAAGTAATTTAATAATGTATAGTTATTGCTTAAGCATACAATTAACGAAATTTAATAACAAAAAGGAGGCATTATGAAATCTGGCAATCAATCAGAAAAGAGGAAAAACAACCATAAAAATAATAGCATTAAAGTAAAATAAATGGTGAAGCCATATAACGTATTCACATAGATATACATATACTTAGACTTGGAAGGGTTAGAATCTAATGTCTTACACAGAGATGATCGTTGCAAAATCAGCTGCTCCGCCTGGAGACTGCACCAACAAAAGTATAATGTAAGAGAGGAGCTCATAGGGCAGATCTGTCATTGTTGCCATTTCTGACACAGCTCAATCTGCAAGTACAATTGATATATAAAACTACATGTCACATTTACTGATACAGGTTAATTGTATTCATAAAAAAATCATGGCACTTCTTTGAATATGATACATACAATTGTCACTTCAATAAAATTAAAATCTTATGAGAAGAATCATGTATTAAGGTGTACAATTGCTAACAAAAAAAAATGCAACTGAAGATTTTGGACACCTCAAGAGAATAGGTTCAATAACAATATCACTCTTATTGGTTTCTTTCTTCAAACCCTGGCATTACAACAACAATCACAACATAGCAAACAAAAGGCTGTCTTTTTTTTCAGA
It contains:
- the LOC141716655 gene encoding uncharacterized protein LOC141716655; translated protein: MATMTDLPYELLSYIILLLVQSPGGAADFATIISVCRNFNMFAQVEDILEVVNFKIKLELKNFKRYQHINSLLVKCSEAGNVAAQFLLGKVILVSSSQLLLCEWKKVEHDAHPCDFATLSELGCILATDVPNEDHKVSSFMAYFLPEQVSNNEVSRTRLVHYQLVKVFLLNGSHRDLAEMSTFLTSYVRFFTSGGEEDTLLKCSKYLGYFSESIRFLEKQLMEVDRRSRFEGNTDAINYHIDVMKFNLVEFRSRTLRSLEVNLG